In Cydia strobilella chromosome 22, ilCydStro3.1, whole genome shotgun sequence, one genomic interval encodes:
- the LOC134751402 gene encoding ATP-binding cassette sub-family D member 1 isoform X1, protein MPAILTKIREQASRVQPSIAVGVGVGVALAACALYGTRERKQAPCNNNNNNNYKIAKNGELHSVQNASNGQTCGGRCGAEQCALCRGDVDTDNKQNIEDAEEPAPEEKHVPGLNLEFLRQMVSLAKIMVPGFRSHEVALLTGHTLCLFTRTLLSIYVAALEGSIMKHIVQKDLKKFAALLLQWFGIAIPATFINSMIRYLESRLALAFRTRLVNHAYDLYFKNQTYYRVANLDARIENADHRLTEDVSVFTQSVAHLYGSLTKPCFDLLLIVLTLASYSSKMKGNIFIGPGFATVVICMTGQVLRMLSPRFGALAGEEARMKANLRHVHASIIAHAEEVAFYGGHKVELGQLQSAYKQLVAQMTGVFNKKLWYVMLEQFCMKYVWSGTGMVMLALPILTGTKGDGSTSEGISARTEYMTTSRHLLNSAADAIERLMSSYKEVVTLAGYAERVSDMLDVFGEVARGECVRHVHVSASKDNPNAFQITFRDKRPVPQGKISYTNDLSIRLRNVPIVTPACDVVASGVSLDIAPGTHLLIVGPNGCGKSSLFRIISGLWPVHGGSLAVPRPCACAHCSDDAPPTGHCSSRPIMFYIPQRPYMSMGSLMDQVTYPTRVSPDDQEAFDRATHILKVVRLDACAARHGGLKAVCDWRATLSGGEKQRMAMARMFYHRPVYALLDECTSAVSMETEVVMYEEAVKEGITLLSITHRPSVWKYHTHVLEFDGAGSWSFRPLEKDAPAITPSLPPPTTTQSDSD, encoded by the exons ATCGCAAAAAATGGCGAATTACATTCAGTGCAGAATGCGTCGAACGGACAAACGTGCGGCGGGCGCTGCGGCGCTGAGCAGTGCGCCCTCTGTCGGGGGGACGTCGATACGGACAACAAACAGAATATT GAAGACGCGGAAGAACCCGCCCCAGAAGAAAAGCATGTGCCCGGACTTAACCTAGAGTTCCTTCGTCAAATGGTCTCACTGGCTAAAATCATGGTGCCAGGGTTCCGTAGCCATGAAGTAGCCTTGCTGACTGGACACACGCTGTGCTTGTTCACGAGGACCCTCCTCTCCATCTACGTGGCAGCTTTAGAGGGTTctataa TGAAACACATAGTCCAAAAGGACCTCAAGAAATTTGCAGCCCTCCTCCTCCAATGGTTCGGTATCGCCATCCCAGCGACTTTCATCAACTCCATGATCAGATACCTGGAGAGCAGACTAGCCCTGGCCTTCAGGACGAGACTGGTGAATCACGCCTATGACTTGTACTTCAAGAACCAGACATACTATAGGGTGGCTAATTTGGATGCTAGGATTGAGAACGCTGATCATAG ATTAACAGAAGACGTGTCAGTATTCACGCAGTCTGTGGCGCACCTGTACGGGTCGCTGACGAAGCCCTGCTTCGACCTGCTCCTCATAGTGTTGACCCTGGCCAGCTATTCTAGCAAGATGAAGGGCAACATCTTCATTG GACCTGGCTTCGCAACAGTGGTCATCTGCATGACCGGTCAAGTACTACGGATGCTGTCACCTCGCTTCGGGGCATTGGCTGGAGAGGAAGCTCGCATGAAGGCCAATCTCCGACATGTACATGCGTCTATTATCGCTCATGCTGAGGAGGTCGCGTTCTACGGTGGACACAAG GTGGAACTAGGCCAACTCCAATCCGCCTACAAACAACTCGTCGCCCAAATGACGGGCGTGTTCAACAAGAAGCTGTGGTACGTAATGCTGGAGCAGTTCTGCATGAAGTACGTGTGGAGCGGCACCGGCATGGTCATGCTGGCGCTGCCCATCCTCACCGGAACTAAAGGAGACG GGTCGACGAGCGAAGGAATCAGCGCACGAACAGAGTACATGACCACTTCTAGACATCTGCTGAATTCAGCAGCGGACGCTATTGAAAGACTTATGTCCAGTTACAAG GAAGTAGTAACGCTGGCCGGCTACGCCGAACGCGTGTCCGACATGTTGGACGTGTTCGGCGAGGTGGCTCGCGGGGAATGCGTCCGACACGTCCACGTGTCCGCGTCCAAGGACAACCCTAACGCGTTCCAGATCACATTCAGGGACAAGCGTCCCGTGCCGCAAG GAAAAATATCCTACACTAATGATCTGTCAATCCGACTTCGCAACGTACCCATAGTCACGCCAGCTTGCGACGTCGTCGCAAGTGGCGTGTCCTTAGACATTGCGCCAGGAACACATCTGCTCATAGTGGGACCTAACGGCTGTGGCAAGTCCAG CTTGTTCCGCATCATTTCCGGCCTGTGGCCCGTCCACGGGGGCTCCTTGGCCGTGCCCCGCCCCTGCGCCTGCGCTCACTGCTCAGACGACGCTCCTCCCACCGGCCACTGCTCGTCCAGACCTATCATGTTCTACATCCCGCAGCG aCCTTATATGTCAATGGGCTCCCTAATGGACCAAGTGACGTATCCGACGCGCGTGTCGCCCGACGACCAGGAAGCGTTTGACCGCGCGACGCACATCCTCAAGGTCGTGCGACTCGACGCATGCGCGGCGCGGCATGGCGGCCTCAAGGCCGTCTGTGATTGGCGGGCCACGTTGAGTGGGGGGGAGAAGCAGAGGATGGCTATGGCTAGGATGTTCTATCACAG gccTGTATACGCGTTGCTTGACGAATGCACGAGCGCTGTTTCCATGGAAACTGAGGTCGTCATGTATGAAGAGGCGGTGAAGGAGGGCATTACACTCCTCTCTATCACACACAGGCCTAGCGTATG GAAATATCACACGCACGTGCTGGAGTTCGACGGAGCTGGCAGCTGGTCTTTCCGGCCTCTAGAGAAAGACGCGCCCGCCATCACCCCCTCCCTTCCCCCTCCCACTACGACACAGAGCGACAGTGATTAG
- the LOC134751402 gene encoding ATP-binding cassette sub-family D member 1 isoform X2, with protein sequence MPAILTKIREQASRVQPSIAVGVGVGVALAACALYGTRERKQALCNNYNSNNYKIAKNGELHSVQNASNGQTCGGRCGAEQCALCRGDVDTDNKQNIEDAEEPAPEEKHVPGLNLEFLRQMVSLAKIMVPGFRSHEVALLTGHTLCLFTRTLLSIYVAALEGSIMKHIVQKDLKKFAALLLQWFGIAIPATFINSMIRYLESRLALAFRTRLVNHAYDLYFKNQTYYRVANLDARIENADHRLTEDVSVFTQSVAHLYGSLTKPCFDLLLIVLTLASYSSKMKGNIFIGPGFATVVICMTGQVLRMLSPRFGALAGEEARMKANLRHVHASIIAHAEEVAFYGGHKVELGQLQSAYKQLVAQMTGVFNKKLWYVMLEQFCMKYVWSGTGMVMLALPILTGTKGDGSTSEGISARTEYMTTSRHLLNSAADAIERLMSSYKEVVTLAGYAERVSDMLDVFGEVARGECVRHVHVSASKDNPNAFQITFRDKRPVPQGKISYTNDLSIRLRNVPIVTPACDVVASGVSLDIAPGTHLLIVGPNGCGKSSLFRIISGLWPVHGGSLAVPRPCACAHCSDDAPPTGHCSSRPIMFYIPQRPYMSMGSLMDQVTYPTRVSPDDQEAFDRATHILKVVRLDACAARHGGLKAVCDWRATLSGGEKQRMAMARMFYHRPVYALLDECTSAVSMETEVVMYEEAVKEGITLLSITHRPSVWKYHTHVLEFDGAGSWSFRPLEKDAPAITPSLPPPTTTQSDSD encoded by the exons ACGGCACGAGGGAGAGGAAGCAAGCTCTTTGTAACAACTACAATAGTAATAATTATAAG ATCGCAAAAAATGGCGAATTACATTCAGTGCAGAATGCGTCGAACGGACAAACGTGCGGCGGGCGCTGCGGCGCTGAGCAGTGCGCCCTCTGTCGGGGGGACGTCGATACGGACAACAAACAGAATATT GAAGACGCGGAAGAACCCGCCCCAGAAGAAAAGCATGTGCCCGGACTTAACCTAGAGTTCCTTCGTCAAATGGTCTCACTGGCTAAAATCATGGTGCCAGGGTTCCGTAGCCATGAAGTAGCCTTGCTGACTGGACACACGCTGTGCTTGTTCACGAGGACCCTCCTCTCCATCTACGTGGCAGCTTTAGAGGGTTctataa TGAAACACATAGTCCAAAAGGACCTCAAGAAATTTGCAGCCCTCCTCCTCCAATGGTTCGGTATCGCCATCCCAGCGACTTTCATCAACTCCATGATCAGATACCTGGAGAGCAGACTAGCCCTGGCCTTCAGGACGAGACTGGTGAATCACGCCTATGACTTGTACTTCAAGAACCAGACATACTATAGGGTGGCTAATTTGGATGCTAGGATTGAGAACGCTGATCATAG ATTAACAGAAGACGTGTCAGTATTCACGCAGTCTGTGGCGCACCTGTACGGGTCGCTGACGAAGCCCTGCTTCGACCTGCTCCTCATAGTGTTGACCCTGGCCAGCTATTCTAGCAAGATGAAGGGCAACATCTTCATTG GACCTGGCTTCGCAACAGTGGTCATCTGCATGACCGGTCAAGTACTACGGATGCTGTCACCTCGCTTCGGGGCATTGGCTGGAGAGGAAGCTCGCATGAAGGCCAATCTCCGACATGTACATGCGTCTATTATCGCTCATGCTGAGGAGGTCGCGTTCTACGGTGGACACAAG GTGGAACTAGGCCAACTCCAATCCGCCTACAAACAACTCGTCGCCCAAATGACGGGCGTGTTCAACAAGAAGCTGTGGTACGTAATGCTGGAGCAGTTCTGCATGAAGTACGTGTGGAGCGGCACCGGCATGGTCATGCTGGCGCTGCCCATCCTCACCGGAACTAAAGGAGACG GGTCGACGAGCGAAGGAATCAGCGCACGAACAGAGTACATGACCACTTCTAGACATCTGCTGAATTCAGCAGCGGACGCTATTGAAAGACTTATGTCCAGTTACAAG GAAGTAGTAACGCTGGCCGGCTACGCCGAACGCGTGTCCGACATGTTGGACGTGTTCGGCGAGGTGGCTCGCGGGGAATGCGTCCGACACGTCCACGTGTCCGCGTCCAAGGACAACCCTAACGCGTTCCAGATCACATTCAGGGACAAGCGTCCCGTGCCGCAAG GAAAAATATCCTACACTAATGATCTGTCAATCCGACTTCGCAACGTACCCATAGTCACGCCAGCTTGCGACGTCGTCGCAAGTGGCGTGTCCTTAGACATTGCGCCAGGAACACATCTGCTCATAGTGGGACCTAACGGCTGTGGCAAGTCCAG CTTGTTCCGCATCATTTCCGGCCTGTGGCCCGTCCACGGGGGCTCCTTGGCCGTGCCCCGCCCCTGCGCCTGCGCTCACTGCTCAGACGACGCTCCTCCCACCGGCCACTGCTCGTCCAGACCTATCATGTTCTACATCCCGCAGCG aCCTTATATGTCAATGGGCTCCCTAATGGACCAAGTGACGTATCCGACGCGCGTGTCGCCCGACGACCAGGAAGCGTTTGACCGCGCGACGCACATCCTCAAGGTCGTGCGACTCGACGCATGCGCGGCGCGGCATGGCGGCCTCAAGGCCGTCTGTGATTGGCGGGCCACGTTGAGTGGGGGGGAGAAGCAGAGGATGGCTATGGCTAGGATGTTCTATCACAG gccTGTATACGCGTTGCTTGACGAATGCACGAGCGCTGTTTCCATGGAAACTGAGGTCGTCATGTATGAAGAGGCGGTGAAGGAGGGCATTACACTCCTCTCTATCACACACAGGCCTAGCGTATG GAAATATCACACGCACGTGCTGGAGTTCGACGGAGCTGGCAGCTGGTCTTTCCGGCCTCTAGAGAAAGACGCGCCCGCCATCACCCCCTCCCTTCCCCCTCCCACTACGACACAGAGCGACAGTGATTAG